One Paracidovorax avenae ATCC 19860 genomic region harbors:
- a CDS encoding phosphoribosylanthranilate isomerase, which translates to MPSSAPDTPQPESRRGDAPAPRTRIKICGITREQDLDAAVQAGADAVGFVLYPKSPRAVTVQRAAALARRLPPFVTPVLLFVNAGAAEVAAACDEIPGATLQFHGDESPEACQAAAGGGRRPFVRAARIPLDAHAPAFDLVQFAEQYSHAQAILLDAHVEGYGGGGKAFNWSLLPPSVGSHLVLSGGLTPANVTDGILQVRPRGLSLAVDVSSGVEAEGPDGRPLRGIKDAGKIQRFIAAVRAADGHFAKND; encoded by the coding sequence ATGCCTTCATCCGCCCCCGACACGCCCCAGCCGGAAAGCCGGCGCGGCGACGCCCCAGCCCCCCGCACGCGCATCAAGATCTGCGGCATCACCCGCGAGCAGGACCTGGACGCCGCCGTCCAGGCCGGAGCCGATGCGGTGGGATTCGTGCTGTATCCGAAAAGCCCGCGCGCAGTGACCGTGCAGCGTGCTGCCGCGCTCGCGCGCCGCCTGCCTCCCTTCGTCACGCCCGTGCTCCTGTTCGTGAATGCCGGAGCCGCGGAGGTGGCGGCCGCCTGCGACGAGATCCCCGGCGCCACCCTGCAATTCCACGGCGACGAAAGCCCCGAGGCCTGCCAGGCCGCAGCTGGCGGGGGACGGCGGCCCTTCGTTCGGGCGGCCCGCATTCCCCTGGACGCGCACGCCCCAGCGTTCGACCTCGTACAATTCGCCGAGCAGTACTCTCACGCCCAGGCCATCCTGCTCGACGCCCATGTCGAGGGCTATGGCGGCGGCGGCAAGGCATTCAATTGGTCACTCCTTCCACCAAGCGTCGGCTCTCACCTCGTTTTGTCTGGTGGACTCACGCCTGCAAACGTGACCGATGGCATCTTGCAGGTGCGGCCGCGCGGCCTTTCGCTCGCGGTTGACGTCAGTTCCGGCGTGGAAGCCGAAGGCCCCGACGGCCGTCCGCTGCGGGGCATCAAGGACGCCGGCAAGATCCAACGCTTCATCGCCGCCGTGCGCGCGGCCGATGGGCATTTTGCGAAGAACGATTGA
- a CDS encoding FimV/HubP family polar landmark protein, with amino-acid sequence MHRWKLSALAAAALVSTGFYTSDASALSLGRLSVQSALGEPLRAEIDLPQITAAEAESLRAAPASAQTYRAQGLEFSPTLNDLQVRLQRKADGSMVLRLTTSRPVNDPFVDLVLDTSWNAGQLVRSYTLLLDPPASRREAPAPTATAQAGAAPSPVPQATAPSRPAVPAPQPRAEAPAPSPAAAPAPAAPPAARPQRPATASAPAPATPSGAAESVVVRPGDTAGRLAGAYRPAGVSLDQMLVAMMRANPDAFIRGNVNRMKSGAVLDIPSEAQARATPPAEARQIIAAQSRDFNEFRRRLAGAAPSAEVAAAERSASGRVQTQVEDRKAATAAPDKLTLSKGAMRGQRAAEEQLARDKQAGADSARMAELSKNISELNKLGAASAPAGAPAPAGAASAASAAQPGRIAVPAGALPASAPAPAASAPAPAPAPAASAPSAAPAAAAASAVASAPAPAPTQETAAPAAAGASAPASGASAAAAPAPAPAARPQTPPPAAPPEEPGFLDSLLENPMLPLAGGGLLALLLGYGVYRTVQNRRNRNAVDSSFLESKLQPDSFFGASGGQRVDTASSQLTTGASSMAYSPSQLDAGGDVDPVAEADVYLAYGRDLQAEEILKEALRHSPDRTAVHVKLAEIYAKRQDRKALDAVAQDVFRLTDGHGMDWNRVADLGRSIDPENPLYQPGGRPPMLDDDAAHPLPAEGFPSTLTDGRTAAGAAAVGAAAGAAAATAAAMPPDLDLDLDLDLPDDALTEAPALPPAAPGAFAAAAATAATASPASAAPAPAEAAEPVLEFDPLPTTPLPMAGSAAPQSAPAPAPELDFPDDLSLADSAHASLEPEAAPASAPVPLEFDLGDLSLDLDAPSAGRVEPPAAGAEPAAAAMESGEAAGDAAGLPDDPLATKLALAEEFNAIGDAEGARTLVEEVIAESSGALKARAQRLLAELG; translated from the coding sequence ATGCATCGTTGGAAACTATCTGCTCTGGCCGCGGCGGCCCTCGTCTCGACCGGCTTCTACACCTCCGATGCCAGTGCCCTTTCCCTGGGGCGCCTGTCGGTCCAGTCGGCACTGGGCGAACCGCTGCGGGCCGAAATCGACCTGCCGCAGATCACGGCCGCCGAAGCGGAATCCCTGCGCGCTGCCCCAGCCTCCGCGCAGACCTACCGTGCGCAGGGCCTGGAGTTCTCCCCCACCCTCAACGACCTGCAGGTGCGGCTGCAGCGCAAGGCCGACGGTTCCATGGTCCTGCGCCTGACCACCAGCCGCCCCGTCAACGATCCCTTCGTGGATCTGGTGCTGGACACCAGCTGGAACGCGGGCCAGCTCGTGCGCAGCTATACGCTGCTGCTCGACCCTCCTGCCAGCCGCCGCGAGGCGCCGGCCCCCACCGCCACCGCGCAGGCGGGCGCGGCCCCCTCGCCCGTGCCGCAGGCCACGGCTCCGTCCCGCCCGGCAGTGCCCGCGCCGCAGCCGCGCGCCGAGGCGCCGGCCCCGTCTCCTGCGGCAGCGCCAGCGCCGGCCGCCCCGCCAGCGGCCCGCCCGCAACGCCCAGCCACCGCTTCGGCGCCAGCGCCCGCAACGCCCTCCGGAGCTGCCGAGAGCGTGGTGGTGCGCCCCGGCGACACGGCCGGCCGTCTGGCCGGCGCCTACCGCCCTGCAGGGGTCTCGCTGGACCAGATGCTGGTGGCCATGATGCGCGCCAACCCGGACGCCTTCATCCGCGGCAACGTGAACCGCATGAAGTCGGGCGCGGTACTGGATATCCCGAGCGAGGCGCAGGCCCGCGCCACGCCGCCCGCGGAGGCGCGGCAGATCATTGCCGCGCAAAGCCGCGACTTCAACGAATTCCGCCGCCGTCTCGCCGGTGCGGCCCCTTCCGCCGAGGTGGCTGCGGCCGAACGCTCGGCCAGCGGCCGCGTGCAGACGCAGGTCGAAGACCGCAAGGCCGCGACCGCCGCCCCCGACAAGCTCACGCTCTCCAAGGGTGCCATGCGCGGCCAGCGCGCCGCCGAGGAGCAACTGGCGCGCGACAAGCAGGCCGGGGCGGACTCCGCCCGCATGGCCGAGCTGTCCAAGAACATCTCCGAACTGAACAAGCTGGGGGCCGCGTCCGCACCGGCGGGAGCTCCCGCACCGGCTGGTGCTGCCTCGGCCGCCTCGGCCGCACAACCCGGCCGCATCGCCGTGCCGGCAGGCGCCCTCCCGGCATCGGCACCGGCACCTGCTGCATCCGCGCCGGCACCTGCGCCAGCGCCGGCGGCCAGCGCTCCCTCCGCCGCACCGGCTGCCGCTGCGGCGTCGGCAGTGGCCTCTGCCCCAGCGCCGGCTCCAACGCAGGAAACGGCGGCCCCTGCGGCCGCAGGGGCCAGCGCCCCTGCATCTGGCGCCTCGGCCGCTGCAGCGCCCGCCCCGGCTCCGGCTGCGCGCCCGCAAACGCCGCCCCCGGCCGCGCCGCCGGAAGAGCCCGGATTCCTGGACTCCCTGCTGGAGAACCCGATGCTGCCGCTGGCCGGCGGCGGCCTGCTGGCACTGCTGCTGGGATACGGCGTTTACCGGACGGTGCAGAACCGGCGCAACCGCAATGCGGTGGACAGCTCCTTCCTCGAAAGCAAGCTGCAGCCGGACTCCTTCTTCGGTGCGAGCGGCGGGCAGCGCGTGGATACCGCCAGCAGCCAGCTCACCACGGGCGCATCGTCCATGGCGTACTCGCCCAGCCAGCTCGACGCGGGCGGTGACGTGGACCCCGTGGCCGAAGCCGATGTCTACCTGGCCTACGGCCGTGACCTGCAGGCGGAAGAGATCCTCAAGGAGGCCCTGCGCCACAGCCCCGACCGCACCGCGGTGCATGTGAAGCTGGCAGAGATCTACGCCAAGCGGCAGGACCGCAAGGCGCTCGACGCCGTGGCCCAGGACGTATTCCGACTGACCGACGGACACGGCATGGACTGGAACCGCGTCGCGGACCTCGGCCGCAGCATCGATCCGGAGAATCCCCTGTACCAGCCGGGAGGCCGCCCCCCGATGCTGGACGACGACGCTGCTCACCCGCTGCCTGCCGAAGGATTCCCCAGCACCCTGACCGACGGCCGCACGGCCGCTGGTGCCGCCGCGGTCGGAGCGGCAGCCGGCGCAGCCGCAGCCACCGCAGCAGCGATGCCACCCGATCTCGACCTGGACCTGGATCTCGACCTACCGGACGACGCGCTGACCGAGGCGCCCGCCCTGCCTCCCGCGGCACCCGGAGCCTTCGCCGCAGCGGCGGCCACGGCAGCGACGGCCTCGCCAGCCAGCGCCGCCCCTGCCCCGGCAGAGGCCGCGGAGCCGGTGCTGGAGTTCGATCCGCTGCCCACCACGCCGCTGCCGATGGCCGGCAGTGCCGCCCCGCAGTCCGCGCCAGCGCCGGCGCCGGAACTGGACTTCCCCGATGACCTGTCGCTGGCAGACTCGGCCCATGCCTCGCTGGAGCCGGAGGCCGCTCCCGCCTCCGCTCCCGTACCGCTCGAATTCGACCTGGGCGATCTGTCGCTGGACCTGGACGCGCCCTCCGCTGGTCGCGTGGAGCCGCCCGCGGCTGGCGCAGAGCCTGCCGCTGCCGCCATGGAGTCCGGAGAAGCGGCCGGCGACGCCGCAGGGCTGCCGGACGACCCACTGGCCACCAAGCTGGCGCTGGCCGAAGAGTTCAACGCCATCGGGGACGCCGAAGGCGCTCGCACCCTGGTCGAGGAAGTCATCGCGGAATCCTCGGGCGCGCTCAAGGCCCGGGCACAGCGCCTGCTGGCCGAACTGGGTTGA
- the truA gene encoding tRNA pseudouridine(38-40) synthase TruA — MRVALGVSYNGSAYRGWQSQPGGATVQDRLEAALARFATHEVSTICAGRTDAGVHGLMQVVHFDTPLDRMPFSWVRGTNTFLPPDIAVQWARPVPEAFHSRASATARRYAYVLLQSPVRPSVESGRVGWVFHALDGDAMRAAARHLLGEHDFTSFRASACQAKSPVKTLRRIEITQRGTGGVPAGQASGDRGDVPTCYWRFEFEGNAFLHHMVRNIMGCLVAVGQGQHPADWMHAVLQARSRDAAAPTFSPDGLYFLGPLYDPAWGLPDRTAAYDWLP, encoded by the coding sequence ATGAGGGTGGCGCTGGGCGTCAGCTACAACGGCTCCGCCTACCGCGGCTGGCAGAGCCAGCCCGGCGGCGCGACCGTGCAGGACCGCCTGGAGGCGGCCCTCGCGCGCTTCGCCACGCACGAGGTCTCCACGATTTGTGCCGGGCGCACGGATGCCGGGGTGCACGGCCTCATGCAGGTGGTGCATTTCGATACGCCGCTGGACCGGATGCCGTTCTCCTGGGTGCGTGGCACCAACACATTCCTGCCGCCGGATATCGCCGTGCAGTGGGCCCGCCCCGTGCCGGAGGCGTTCCATTCGCGCGCCAGCGCCACGGCCCGCCGGTACGCCTACGTGCTGCTGCAGTCCCCCGTGCGCCCGAGCGTTGAATCGGGACGGGTGGGCTGGGTGTTCCACGCCCTGGATGGGGACGCCATGCGTGCCGCCGCGCGGCACCTCCTTGGCGAACACGATTTCACCTCCTTCCGCGCCTCCGCATGCCAGGCCAAATCCCCCGTCAAGACGCTGCGCCGCATCGAGATCACGCAGCGCGGCACGGGCGGGGTGCCGGCAGGCCAGGCCTCGGGCGACCGTGGCGACGTGCCCACCTGCTACTGGCGGTTCGAGTTCGAGGGCAATGCCTTCCTGCACCACATGGTGCGCAACATCATGGGATGCCTCGTGGCGGTCGGCCAGGGGCAGCATCCGGCAGACTGGATGCACGCCGTGCTGCAGGCGCGCTCGCGGGACGCGGCGGCGCCCACGTTCTCTCCGGATGGCCTGTACTTTCTCGGCCCGCTCTACGATCCGGCCTGGGGACTGCCCGATCGCACCGCTGCGTATGATTGGCTGCCCTGA
- a CDS encoding SDR family oxidoreductase, whose product MSSLDHRIAIVTGASSGIGRAAALLFAQQGARVVAGARRQAELDRLVAEIRDAGGQATALAGDVCDAAYAEALVQEAVGRFGGLDIAFNNAGTLGPLGPTTAIHPDDWRRTLDTNLGSAFLGARQQIPAMRERGGGSIIFTSTFVGYTAGFAGVAAYAASKSGLIGLAQALAAEYGAEGIRVNALLPGGTDTPMAREMNGSPEALAQVARLHALRRLARPAEIAQAALYLASDASSFVTGTAMLVDGGISVLRG is encoded by the coding sequence ATGTCTTCCCTCGACCACCGCATCGCCATCGTCACGGGCGCCAGCTCGGGCATCGGCCGGGCCGCCGCCCTGCTCTTCGCACAGCAGGGCGCGCGCGTCGTGGCCGGAGCGCGGCGGCAGGCGGAACTGGACCGGCTCGTGGCGGAGATCCGGGATGCCGGCGGGCAGGCCACCGCACTGGCCGGCGACGTCTGCGATGCCGCCTACGCCGAGGCCCTGGTACAGGAGGCGGTCGGGCGGTTCGGCGGGCTGGACATCGCCTTCAACAACGCCGGCACGCTCGGACCGCTCGGCCCCACGACCGCCATCCATCCGGACGACTGGCGCCGCACGCTGGACACCAATCTCGGCAGCGCATTCCTCGGCGCGCGGCAGCAGATCCCGGCCATGCGGGAGCGCGGCGGCGGCTCCATCATCTTCACCTCGACTTTCGTCGGCTACACCGCCGGGTTCGCGGGCGTGGCGGCGTACGCGGCCAGCAAGTCCGGCCTGATCGGGCTGGCACAGGCCCTGGCGGCCGAATATGGCGCCGAGGGAATACGCGTCAATGCGCTGCTGCCCGGCGGAACCGACACGCCGATGGCACGCGAGATGAACGGCAGCCCCGAAGCCCTGGCCCAGGTGGCCCGGCTGCACGCCCTGCGGCGGCTGGCGCGCCCCGCGGAAATCGCGCAGGCGGCGCTCTACCTGGCTTCGGACGCATCGTCCTTCGTCACAGGCACCGCGATGCTGGTGGACGGGGGCATTTCGGTCCTGCGCGGCTGA
- the asd gene encoding aspartate-semialdehyde dehydrogenase has protein sequence MSKLVGLVGWRGMVGSVLMERMEAEGDFGLIEPLFFSTSNAGGKAPAQAKNETTLQDAFDINALKRCDIILTAQGGDYTTEVFTKLRDAGWKGHWIDAASTLRMKDDAVIVLDPVNMPVIKDSLARGGRNWIGGNCTVSCMLMGVGALYKAGLVEWMSTQTYQAASGGGAQHMRELLTQYGTLNAEVRPLLDDPKSAILEIDRKVIAKQRSLSEAETANFGVPLGGSLIPWIDKDLGNGMSKEEWKGMAETNKILGQGEGFGTQAVPVDGFCVRVGAMRCHSQALTFKLKKHVPVADIEAMIAADNEWVKVVPNTREATLRDLTPVAVTGTMTIPVGRVRQLAMGPDYIGAFTIGDQLLWGAAEPLRRMLRILLDA, from the coding sequence ATGAGCAAGTTGGTAGGGTTGGTCGGCTGGCGCGGCATGGTCGGCTCGGTCCTGATGGAACGCATGGAGGCCGAGGGCGATTTCGGCCTCATCGAGCCGCTTTTCTTCTCCACCTCGAACGCGGGCGGCAAGGCCCCGGCACAGGCGAAGAACGAAACCACGCTGCAGGATGCATTCGACATCAACGCCCTCAAGCGCTGCGACATCATCCTCACCGCCCAGGGCGGCGACTACACCACGGAAGTCTTCACCAAGCTGCGCGATGCAGGCTGGAAGGGCCACTGGATCGACGCCGCCTCCACCCTGCGCATGAAGGACGACGCCGTGATCGTGCTCGATCCGGTCAACATGCCCGTCATCAAGGATTCGCTCGCCCGGGGCGGCAGGAACTGGATCGGCGGCAACTGCACGGTCAGCTGCATGCTCATGGGCGTGGGCGCGCTGTACAAGGCCGGCCTCGTCGAATGGATGAGCACCCAGACCTACCAGGCGGCCAGCGGCGGCGGTGCGCAGCACATGCGCGAACTGCTCACGCAGTACGGCACGCTGAATGCCGAAGTGCGCCCGCTGCTGGACGATCCGAAGAGCGCCATCCTGGAAATCGACCGCAAGGTCATCGCCAAGCAGCGCAGCCTCTCCGAAGCAGAGACCGCCAACTTCGGCGTGCCGCTGGGTGGCAGCCTGATCCCCTGGATCGACAAGGACCTGGGCAACGGCATGTCGAAGGAAGAGTGGAAGGGCATGGCCGAGACCAACAAGATCCTCGGCCAGGGCGAAGGCTTCGGCACCCAGGCCGTGCCGGTGGACGGCTTCTGCGTGCGCGTGGGTGCCATGCGCTGCCACAGCCAGGCACTGACCTTCAAGCTGAAGAAGCACGTGCCCGTGGCCGACATCGAGGCCATGATCGCCGCCGACAATGAGTGGGTGAAGGTGGTGCCGAACACGCGCGAAGCCACGCTCCGCGACCTGACGCCCGTCGCCGTGACCGGCACGATGACCATCCCGGTCGGCCGCGTCCGCCAGCTCGCCATGGGCCCGGACTATATCGGCGCCTTCACCATCGGCGACCAGTTGCTGTGGGGCGCTGCCGAGCCGCTGCGCCGCATGCTGCGCATCCTGCTGGACGCCTGA